The sequence ATCAATTAATGGTGTATTCGATTTCAGTTGAGACTGGATATGGAGTTTTTATTCAAATCGACTCCATATGAACATTATCAGCATAGCTTATGAACCAAACAAACAACATAATTGAAATAGAATGTGATTACCTGTGGATCTAAAGTATAGGTTGATTCTAAAAACGATTCCATTCATGATGCTTGATTGATTAGAAAAGATTAATCGATCGAAATGTTCTGGCTCAATCCGAAAATCGGAAtatcatgttgttgttgttgttgttgttgttgttgctgctgctgctgttttAGATATTTCGGATTGTATTTTTTTCAAGCAATGATTGAAGATTGAATGTGAAGATCCATTTTTCCTTGTAGTTTAGTGAATGATTTGAAATGTAGAGGACCCTTAATTTTTGATTTAGATGCCGTCCATTTTTGTGATTTGAAGGATAATTTAGTCAAATTAGTCTTAAATTTCTTGATTATGAGGTCATAACTATGACGTGGAGAATTGTAGGGTTTAGATTAAGGAATTACGTAGTATTTTTGAATGGAAGGCTAAGATTAGTGGTTTGAATTTTATAGGATCTATTTTCAactttgttattataatataaaaaGATTTTTATACTCCAATAAATGATCGTTTTTGTCATTTGAGATTGCCAAACGACACCACAAAAAAACCACCCCAACCCCCAAACTTAGTCCAATATACAGTTTCAACCCTCGAAATAAGGGGTGAAACGAAATCCACCTAAATTTTAACGGGTCATATATTCCTACTCgctacgagttaaatttttccagcaccgccgttcaactcgaaataattttacgaacacaacgcaactaactgtGCGCGAAATATGAATTTACAATCTGAAAGGCCGACCGCATTGAGCGGGCATGTATTTTTCTACTTATTAATTATAGGAGTGTaagatttattatattatattatattatattatattatacctatattctaaaagagAGAGCGCAAATGAATAGTAAGGGCATTTTTGCCTTTTCAACTTTTTCCCTCCATTTGCACAACAAAGCCCCCCacttatacctatattctaaaagagATAGCGCAAATGAATAGTAAGGGCATTTTTGTCTTTTCAAACTTTTTTTCCCATTTGCACAACAAAGCCCCCACACTTTTTCCAAAAAATCAAATCGACCCCcatacagggggtaaagtgtcaaattatcattttcataaaaaattttaaataaactccacccacatattcaacgggccatatcttatCGCTCGCATCGAgtcaaatttttccgacaccatcttaaactcgaaataattttaggaacacaatgtcactagctatacgcaaaacggacgctttttaaaaaacgctaaatatttgaggtatttTTCATACACGTTTATTTTGCGTTATATTTTTAAAAATCGACATTTCCATAGCGAACGCTGAGATGCACATAAGTTGTTAATTTAAAATACGATTTAAATTTTTTAcgagttataccttttagttcgactcgagttgcgcttcaacgacatcatcgttcgccgcgaaataattttacaaactaaacgcaataaaatacattgaaaaccgaaccccttgCGCAAAGCCACACTAGTTTGCGACTATATGCGAAAGGGGGAAAGGAGTAGGGATGAGCAAAAATCCcgaaaaaccgaaaccgaaccGGTACCGGTACCGAAAATCGGTACCGATAGGGATTCGGTTTCGGTTTCGGTTCTTGGTTTTAGGGATTTTCGGTTTCGGTATTTTCGGTATCGGTACCGGTTCGGTACGGGGAAACCGATTTTGGAACCGAATTATGAAAACTACATAAACTTTTTTCGTTCTTTTCTTATTTCTTATGAACGATTATACACTAAATAATTATATGTTGGTGTTGATCAGTTTTCTCACATAAATTAAATATAGATGTAATTAAAAGTGATTCTACTGATTAGTTGCTACTCACGAATTTTACAAACAATTTTTTACCAATGTTTTGCTCACTAATTGTTTGTGGACGTAGACATAGTTAAGAGTTATGCTAGCTTCATACAAGAATGAATCACACAAATATATAGGCAAATAAAAAAAGTTACTACGTAAAAAACAACTACTTGCCACTATAACTCTATATATTAAGAAGTGATGGAATGAAAATAATTAAAGTTACTTCTTGAAATATTATAACGAACAATAGTATGAAGAAAAAATTAAGTTACGGTGCCAAAATCCTTCTAATTGGTAGTGAAGGTAGAATTTTCCGTTCCATTCGGTACTATACCGAAAATACCCGTACCGGTACGGGTACCGAACCGGTACAATTTTTTAAATTCGGTTCGGTATTCGGTTCTTGATTTTGGGCAATTTCGGTATCGGTATTTTCGGTTTCGGTACGGTACCTGTACCGATCTCATAAATAGAAAGGAGGGAGTAATTAATCTATGTTTAAAGAAACTGGTTGACTAGTTGAACTAAGGATGTAGCTCAGTAACTAAAATTTCTTGTTTAAACTTAAACTCGGCAATAATCTGCTAAATCCATTTGAAATTTGTTGAATCCCAACCGAAGTATCCCCACTCTCATCTACCATGACTCAAAGTTTTACCCTAATTTGTGTTTTCTTACTGCAATTAGTAACCCTAAATACATGTGTTTTCCCAATTACAGCTTCATCGTTTGATCATAGGTACAACGTGGGAGATAATGTACCTTTGTTTGTTAACATAGTTGGGCCCCTCAACAATCCCAGGTTAGTAATTtgtattttcatatttattttttcattttgattatatgaagaaaaacattggcATACAAAAGATTTATCGTTTTTAGTGTAATTTGATGAGTTTCGTGCTATGAAAATTTGTTGATATATGGtcaaaaaggaaaaaaaatcgTATTGCCGATATAGAAATTTGCGTTGATCTTGATGTAGGGACTTCAGTCGTTTAAGAATGTTGTGTTGTTTATATTTTAAACTATGTTGTTTTTGTAGAAAAAGGAATTATAGTTACAGTTAACTTGTTAATTAAGAATGTTAAACCAGAAAGATTATGAAGATAACTACTTAAACGAAATCGACTTCAGTTTTGGTGTTGAAAACACTAGGCTTAATTTTTTGAAATTAAAAGTGGATTATTGGCTATGAGATATATCAAGGAGCACTTTATTTGGATATTGTGCTACTTACTATATTGGGTGTTCAAGTTGATGATTGTGTGTTTCTATTCTTAATTGTTCTATACCGTAACCATCAAGGCATTGCCTGAGTGGTATAAGCTCTGGGTTGGATCTGAGTCCTAGTTGGTGCAGGTTCGTATCTAGGGGAGGTTTTCTCAAGATTCTGTTGTTGTGGTGGATAAAGGTGTATGCCCTAAGCCACTCGGTTCAATCCAAAGCACACCGGTACCCAATGTAGCGATGGTGTGTGAAGAGTTttctcctaacgcgtgtgtgggtgacTGATGAGAGAATTCGATGTCAAAATAGCCGTTAAAAAAATTGTTctatacggagtatattattatatCTCTGTGTAATATATTGGAATGAAGAATCTTCATTATGACAATTGAATTTGTTGGGAATTCACAAGAACATATCGTTTATTTAAAGTTTAAGCTTGATTTGTATGACTTGCATAGTTCATTCATGTAGTCAGTTCTTGAATTTACAGTCCATCGTTTTACAACCCATTTTTTTTCTGATTTGTGTCTTGTGTGAGTTCTTTAATTAACGGAGACATGAAATTGTACTCAATTTACATTGATTTTTTGGTTAAAGATTGTTGTTTTGATATTTCTTGCAGTGAAACGTACAGCTATTATGATTTGCCATTCTGCCGTCCAGGTTAGCATATGCAATTATTTTCAGGCGAGATTAGTTTAAATTATTCGTTACCATACATGTCATATGTTACCTGATATAGTAACGCTCGTTGTCACACtacaacaaattttttttattattcaatCGATTTTTTCTTAATTGTTATGTAGGTAAAGTGATCCTAAAGAAAGAGACACTAGGGGAAGTTTTAAACGGAGATAGACTGACCAATACCTTATACGATTTCAAGTTTCGTAAAGATAGAGTTGACCGAATGTTGTGTCATAAAAACCTCAAAAGAGatgacataacaaaatttataaacgCTATCAGTAACGACTTTTACTTCCAAATGTATTACGACGATCTTCCATTAtggggattcattggaaaaatggAAGATGAGATCTTTAAAGGTGACGGATCGGGACCCACATATTACATATTCAAACATGTCCAATTTGATGCTTTTTACAATGGTGACCAAGTTATAGAAATACGTGCTTTTAGTGATCCAAATCATGCGGTCGATATCACCGATGAAACTGAAATCGAAGTTAAGTTTACTTATTCGATAACTTGGAATGCAACTTTGATTGAGTACAAGAACCGAATGAACAAGTACACGAGAGCTTCATTGTTGCCTACACAACGGCAAATTCATTGGTTTTCCTTCATTAATTCTGTAGTCATCATTGTGCTTTTGATGGGATTACTTACAATGTTGTTTATGCGTCATCTGAAGAATGATCTGAAAAAGTAATATGTTAGTTCTATTGCGTTTTATTAGTCAAATAAAAATTTGAAATCTTTTTATATgttcaaatttttttattttttgcttGCAGATATTCTAGTGGAGATGAAGAACAAGAAAAAGAAGTGGGTTGGAAGTATGTTCATAGTGATGTATTCAGATGTCCTCCACGAATGGCGTTGTTTTGTGCCGTTTTAGGCTCTGGGACCCAGTTATTGACCATGTAAGCCACTTTCATTCTTAAAACATCCTAAATcgttttgtaaaaattaaaattatcatttggaAATGTGCTCACAGTGATATTTTGTCTTTTTTACAGAGTTTTTCTGTTATTTGTATTGGCTTTTTTTGAGGTCTTATATCCCTACAGCCGTGGAACTATATCGACTTCTCTTGTCGTGCTTTTTATTCTTACCGCCTCAGTGGCTGGATATAGTGCAGCTTCATTTTTTGGTCAATTTTCTGACATCGGATGGGTAAGTTTTTTTTTACACTTGAAAATAATAATTATACCCCTTTGGTAAACGCATTGaacgttgaaaattttgaaaacaaattTGGAAAATACCGCATTTAATGCTAATACAATAGGTTGAAGGCGGTTTTGATTTTAATCAGCTTTATCATTCCCGATACAATTTTTTATCCAGTATTTAGTCTCTCAAATTGGTTATTAAGTAAGTTTTTCCAAATCACAATAAAGTGTTTTGAATAAATGTGATTTTATGCAGTTAAAATATACTTTGGTCGACCTTCAACCCGTTTGATCCTTTTTGACCCATTTCCATATATGCCGATTTTTTATTAGATTTGGCTAACGACAGCCCTTAGGGCTGTTGTCAACACGCTTTAGATTATTGTACATCTTGATATCTGCCAGTTAGAAAATTATGGATAACCGCCATGTACAATTATTTTAAGCATGTTAACGACAGCCTTAGGGTTGTCGATAGCAAAATCTTATTATTTTTACCCATTTTTGATCTATTAGAGATAACCCAGTTTGCTTTCATAAGTAATACATCCAAATTTGCCACCTTTTTTACTCAAAAGCCATAATGTACCTTTTTCTTGACCGAAGTACATGTGATGGTCTTTTTTACATTTATTTTCTTGATTCACGATAAAAATGTTATCTTTTGCAGGAAAAATGTGTTCTTTTATCTGGGATACTCTACACTGGACCACTTTCCGTTATCATGCTTCTTCTTAATACGGTTTCCGTATCATTCGGGGCTACTACCGCACTCCCGTTCGGCACCATATTGGTGATTTTACTTGCATATACGATAATTGCAATTCCACTGCTTGCATTTGGTGGGATAATCGGATATCGTTTAAGGTCAAAGTTTCAAGCACCTTCAGCTACAAAAATATCCCCGAGGGAGATTCCTCTGTTGACTTGGTATAGAAGGACTCCGGGTCAAATGCTAATCTCGGGTCTTTTACCATTTAGTGCCATCGTTCTTGAGTTGCATAATATGTATGCAACAATTTGGAGCCATAAAATCTTGACTTTACCGAGTATTCTGTTTATAACGTTTGTCCTTCTCGTCGTACTTACGTCGCTTTTGAGTATTGGGTTGACTTACATCCAGTTGACTGTAGAGGATCATCAATGGTGGTGGAGGTACGTTATTGAGCTGACTTTGAACGTTTTAGTCAAAtgtattatttgttttaaaaatattGGGATTATGGAACAGATTTTAAAGAAACATCCGTCAATCTTATTTGTGATACCTTTTTAGGATTTCTTGTAAAGTCAATGTGTGGTCTTGATAACCAATTTATCCTTCACTTGTGAAGCAGTTTCGTCGATTAATAAAAGTATTCAGTGACACTTGCTAAAAACACCCTACTTGCCAAATTAAAGAATTAATTTTGACTTTGTGGTCAAAGGTAGCACCTTTCTATCTAATATTGATTGGATTTTAGAATTTGAAAAAACAAAATTTGTCTACTCGAATCTGTTGTGAGTGTTACTAGTCAAGTCTTTTTCTTTCTATAATTTATGAAGTTAGAAGTTGAAAATGTCTCATAACTATGCATATATTAGGCAATTTTACTTTTGCCAATAGTAATCCTTTTCTTGCTGTAGatcctttattttttatttattttgaattaACCAAAACTGTTCGTTTTGAACAGATCTGTTTGGCGTGGAGGCTCAGTTGCTATCTTTATGTTCGGGTATTGTATCTACTACTATTCAAAGTCAAACATGAACGGGTTCCAGCAGTTGACGTTCTTTTTATGCTACACCTTTCTATTTTGCTATGCATTCTTCCTGATGCTGGCTACAATAAGTTTTCGCTCATCATGGATCTTTGTGCAGCATATATATAATGCCTTGAAAAGTGAATGATCCCTTATTATATACCTTATATATTGACCATATGGATCGGTGTGTTTCCTGATCTTGCGTTAAATGTTTTGTAAACGATGTGCCATGAAATTGTTGTAGCCAAATAGGCTGAGGTTATTTGTTATTCTTATGTAGATCTCTCATGGTTCTATGTgttcttgtttcaaattttggtCTTTAGCAAAGTTAATTTTGGGAGGTGTATGCTCACACTTACAACACAAATGTGTAACAAAGGCATTGTACCTTGTGTGTGATGATGTAACATTTGTTGTACTCATCAAGAAAATGAGTGCATTTTACATCCTTTTAACTTTTGTTTTTGTAGTTTGCCCTCTATCTATTATGGATTGTTATAGATATGAGTCATATCTATAACTAGGGCCGTAAATGAGCTGAGTCCGAGCTCGGCTAGGCTCGAGCTCGGCTCATTTAAATTTTATAGAGCTCGAGATCGGCTCGGTTCGTGGCCTGATAGTTTAAGCTCGAACTCGTTTCGTTTGTTATTTTACAAGCTCGAGCTCGTTTTGAGCTCGACTCGttagttataattttttttttttttttttttttttttgtattatttaatttttttatatttcaaattcattgtatttgtaatatttatcaatatataataagatttaatttatatatatatatatatatatatatatatatatatatatatatatatatatatatatattttgacatcagtttgggatcacctAGGGGGACTTAATCACTCACGCGTccatctcccgtagttgcataactCACCCCTAACTATTGCCCTGGAGGAAACCGGGACTAATTTGAGAGCATGGCCAGTAAAAACCCCCCCTCCCCGCTgcccccgcactaagcgaaaggcgaTCTGGGAGGATACTTCAGGTCAAGGATAatattgagtgcaatgttgcagtcCAGCGGagtcgaacccctgacctctcgctaagagaggcatgcCACTACCAGATGTGCTACAACTcaactattattaatatataattaattattatataactttatattatatattatattatataaataaaattaaaattaatatattgtgtatataaatgaaaagctcgtttaggctcgcgagcttgTTCGAGATCGAGATATGAAGCTCGAGCTCGGGGGCTCGTTTACTAAACGAGCTTCAAATTAAGTTCAAGCTCAGTCTCGTTTAGGCTCGGCACGAATTAAGGTTTTTACAAGTCGAGCTCGAGTAGCTCGACTCATTTACAGCCATagataggggtgttcatcggttcggttttcggtttgttcggtttattcagttcggtgtattcggttttgaaatttttttgggcaaaaccgaaaaccgaattcaaagttaaaaccgaaccgaaccgaaaaccgaattcgaattcggattcggttcggttttcggttaaaaccgaatattatgaaaaaattgagaacgatggtagtttaattgtggcgtcactgttgtcttagttatttatatcctaaaacaatgacgtactattaaattataaagaattcgataatttattaatatttatagtttaattataacgtttactgcttctgttattaagaaaaagaatataataatttgagtaacataattataatgtgagctatCAAATTGTCATATGGCTGaaaacatattttattgattggatcccaaattataatgacattaaaacataaatatagaaattaaatatttaaaaattttgaattcggttttcggttaaaccgaattcagaattttcaaaaccgaaaaccgaaccgaaaatcgaattcaaattcgatttcggtttgactcgatccgaaaaccatttttcaaattcggtttggtttttttccggtttggtttcggtttggttttcgggttccatggtttcaaaccaaatactgaccacccctagccATAGATATGAGTGGTGATTTGAAATTTTAAATGATGTCAAATTTACTTTGACATTGCAAAACAATACCGATTGTATCAATGGAATGTGATATAACGATCAACAAAACAAGTGTTGTGTGCAAAGTAATCTTAATGTGCTTATGTGCCAACAATAATGTAACCCGAATTACCAACTTATACTCCGTAAATAGGTTAGA comes from Rutidosis leptorrhynchoides isolate AG116_Rl617_1_P2 chromosome 4, CSIRO_AGI_Rlap_v1, whole genome shotgun sequence and encodes:
- the LOC139844106 gene encoding transmembrane 9 superfamily member 5-like, whose amino-acid sequence is MTQSFTLICVFLLQLVTLNTCVFPITASSFDHRYNVGDNVPLFVNIVGPLNNPSETYSYYDLPFCRPGKVILKKETLGEVLNGDRLTNTLYDFKFRKDRVDRMLCHKNLKRDDITKFINAISNDFYFQMYYDDLPLWGFIGKMEDEIFKGDGSGPTYYIFKHVQFDAFYNGDQVIEIRAFSDPNHAVDITDETEIEVKFTYSITWNATLIEYKNRMNKYTRASLLPTQRQIHWFSFINSVVIIVLLMGLLTMLFMRHLKNDLKKYSSGDEEQEKEVGWKYVHSDVFRCPPRMALFCAVLGSGTQLLTIVFLLFVLAFFEVLYPYSRGTISTSLVVLFILTASVAGYSAASFFGQFSDIGWEKCVLLSGILYTGPLSVIMLLLNTVSVSFGATTALPFGTILVILLAYTIIAIPLLAFGGIIGYRLRSKFQAPSATKISPREIPLLTWYRRTPGQMLISGLLPFSAIVLELHNMYATIWSHKILTLPSILFITFVLLVVLTSLLSIGLTYIQLTVEDHQWWWRSVWRGGSVAIFMFGYCIYYYSKSNMNGFQQLTFFLCYTFLFCYAFFLMLATISFRSSWIFVQHIYNALKSE